From Polynucleobacter ibericus:
GGATACTATGCCAGAGGCTGAACAAGGGGCATCTAGCAAAATCTTGTCAAATAGAACGCCATCCCACCATGAAGCTTTTGAAGCATCGCCGCGCAATACTTTCACATTGTCAGAATGTAAAAGGAGGCGATCCAGGTTGCCGCCAATTTTTCCAATGCGCGCACCATCCAACTCCAATGCCCGCATTGAACAATCTGCAAGCTCCAATAAATGCGCCGTTTTTCCACCAGGAGCAGCACAAGCATCGAGAAACAGCTCACCATCCTGAGGATTTAATAAGACTGCAGCCAGTTGTGCGCCTGCATCTTGCACAGAAACGGCTCCGCTATAAAAACCAGGTAGGTCCGATACGGGCACCGCTTCAGGCAACAAAAGCGCGGCAGATAATTGAATGCCTGCAACTTCATCTATGGGCCTTGAGGAAACCCCGGCGTCAGAGAGTAAAGCTTGATATTGCTCACGCGTATATTGCTTTTGGTTTACGCGCAAAATTAATGGCGCACGTTTAGCCTGTTGGAACAAAATGGCTTGCCATACTTTGGAATAATTGCGCTTCAAGTTTGCTCGCCACCAAGCAGGCACATACATTGGAATGGGGTCTGGTGGAAAATGTTTCTCACCCTCTGGCGGCTGAACCAAAAGACTTACCTTGCGCAACACTGCGTTCACCAAGCCTTTGGCATACATGGTTTGGTCATATTCGCCGCACGCCCTCACCGCCTGATCAACAATCGTGTGAGCTGGATAGCCTTTGCTCTCTGTTGCGTCTTGCAAAAATAAAGCTATAGCGACGCTTAATAAATGATCCACTTCTGGCGGTGGCGTTTTTGGAATAAATTGCTTAATCAATTCATGAGAGCGCACCCATTTACGGAGGGCATCAAAACTCAAACTCTGCACGATCGGTCGCTCATGTGCTTCAAGCTGATCTAGAACTTCTGTGAGCGATCTCCCGCTGATTACCTCACTAATCGCTTGAGCAGCAATCGTAATTGCTTCTGAAAGCGGGAGACTGCGTGGTGTTTTTTGATCGGTCAAATTAATTTGCTCCGGGATATATCCCGTTTTTAGCCATACTCATTAAGCGTGCCACCCGCTCTTCAGTAGGCGGATGGGTTGAAAAAAGTTGGGCAAGACCCCCGGCACTTAAGGGGTTAAGAATCATCATCTGCGCAGTTTCAGGATGCTGCTCGACTGCTTGAAATGGAATGCCTTGGGCATAGTTGTGAATTTTTTCTAATGCGTGTGCAAGCGCCTCTGGGTCAGAGCTGATTTCTGCTCCACCGCGATCCGCCTCATACTCTCTGGCTCGCGATATGCTCATCTGAATCAAACTTGCGGCAATTGGGGCCAAGATTGCCACCATCAAACTCGCGATTGGATTGCTGGGCCTACCCTCCGAGTCACGCCCACCAAAAAACATAGCAAAGTTGGCCAATGCCGAAATAGCTCCAGCCATTGTTGCGGCAACAGTCGAAATTAAAATATCCCGATGACGAACATGCGCTAGTTCATGGGCCATCACACCACGTAATTCACGATTCGAGAGAATTTTCAAAATGCCGGTTGTTGCTGCAACCGAGGCGTTCTCGGGATTGCGCCCAGTTGCAAAAGCATTTGGCGCATCCTCATTAATCAAAAATACTTTAGGCATGGGAAGTCCAGCCTTCTCAGCAAGCTCTTTGACTAGGGCATAAAACTGAGGCGCAGATCTCTCATCAACCTGCTGTGCATTAGTCATCTTCAGAACCATGGTGTCAGAAAACCAATAACTGAAAAAATTCATGCCAATGGCCATGAGTAATGCCAATAACATGCCTTGTTCGCCACCCAACATGCCGCCAACAATAATAAACAAGGCAGTAATTGCTGCCATCAAAACAGCAGTCTTTGCAAAATTAAACATTTCTACTCCTTTGCTGTAAAGCGCAACAATTGTTCGCCAACCGACTGCATACATGTCTTAGCATCTATTCTTTTCCCGCCAGGTTTTTGCATTTCTAAAACCTCGAGAACTCCATTGCCACACTGAATATATACGCCTTCATGACTAAATCCTAAAATATCACCCGGCTTACCGCTTGAGACTTGAACTTGGGGTGTTGCAAGCCTTGAATTCCAAAACTTGATTGCCAGTCCATTGAGAACGCTGCTCGCTCCCGGAAAAGGATTGAAAGCGCGGATACGCTGATCAATTTCCTTGGCGCTCAAGGTCCAGTCGATCTCTGCTTCGCTCTTCAGTATTTTTTCGGCATAGGTGATTCCATCTTTAGCTTGTGACTCATGCACTAAATTTTTGCCGCCCTGTAAATCATTTAAAACATCGACGATTAATTTGGCACCGAGTTGCGCCAATCGATCATGCAAGCTAACGCTCGTTTCATCGCTTGCAATTTCAAGATCAGCGACTAGAACGGTATTTCCTGTATCTAGACCAGCATCCATTTGCATAATGCAAACACCTGTTTTGAAATCACCCGCTTCAATCGCGCGTTGAATCGGTGCAGCGCCACGCCAACGCGGCAATAAGGAAGCGTGAATATTAAAGCTGCCATGTCTACCTGGCTTTTCGCTAATATCTAATATTTCTTGAGGCAAGATCAGGCCATACGCGACCACCACCATGGCATCAAACTCGACTGAGGATAAATGCTCATAAGCAGCCTGGGCCTGGGCCTGCTTCTGAGGGTCTGGGCTATTGCGCCTTAAAGTCTCTGGCTGCAATACAGGAATATTTTTTTGCAAAGCAAATTCTTTAACGGGGCTTACCTGCAGGTGCATACCCCTGCCAGCGCGGCGATCAGGTTGCGTCAAGGCCAACACAATTTCATGACCAGCGTCGGAGATTGCGCGCATTGCTTGCGCAGCAAACACGGGGGTTCCAGCAAAGACGATCTTCATTGCTGCGCTTAGCGCTGACCCACTAATTCTTTTGCGCGCTTTTTCATTTTTTGTGAGATGCGGGTTCGCTTCAGTATTGATAAATACTCTACAAATACTTTGCCTTGCAAATGATCGAGCTCATGCTGCAAACAAACTGCCAACAAACCATCAGCATCGATTTCAAATTCTTTACCCTCAATATCAAGTGCTTTCACGCGAATCTCAGCAGGCCTTTCAACCTCGTCATAAAACTCCGGCACAGATAAGCATCCCTCACGCCACGATTTAGTTTCGGCGCTTGCCCAAATAATTTCTGGGTTAATGAAAACCATCAATTCATTTTGGTCATCAGATACATCAATCACCACGATGCGCTCATGAACATCTACCTGTGTTGCCGCCAAGCCAACGCCAGGTGCTTCATACATGGTGTCCGCCATATCGGCAACAATTTTTTTAATGCGAGCATCAACCTCTGCCACAGGTTTAGCAACCTTATGCAAGCGGGGGTCTGGATAGCAAAGGACAGTTAACAAAGCCATATAGGAATTATCCAACAGAGCTATCAGTCTGTCCCGATTGCTGCAATTCCCCTAAAGAACAAAATTGGTTTATGCACATATCATCCACCCCAAACCCAGTTACCCGAATCGATTATGGAAGCTATCACTACCCATCTCGTCTCTATGATTTATACGATCCTCCGTCAACACTCTATATATATGGTGATATCCAGCTTCTCAAGATCCCGATGATTGCGGTCGTAGGCTCAAGAAGCGCCAGTCTTGAGGGCTTAAGAAATGCGCGCCTATTTGCTCAAGC
This genomic window contains:
- the def gene encoding peptide deformylase produces the protein MALLTVLCYPDPRLHKVAKPVAEVDARIKKIVADMADTMYEAPGVGLAATQVDVHERIVVIDVSDDQNELMVFINPEIIWASAETKSWREGCLSVPEFYDEVERPAEIRVKALDIEGKEFEIDADGLLAVCLQHELDHLQGKVFVEYLSILKRTRISQKMKKRAKELVGQR
- the htpX gene encoding zinc metalloprotease HtpX — encoded protein: MFNFAKTAVLMAAITALFIIVGGMLGGEQGMLLALLMAIGMNFFSYWFSDTMVLKMTNAQQVDERSAPQFYALVKELAEKAGLPMPKVFLINEDAPNAFATGRNPENASVAATTGILKILSNRELRGVMAHELAHVRHRDILISTVAATMAGAISALANFAMFFGGRDSEGRPSNPIASLMVAILAPIAASLIQMSISRAREYEADRGGAEISSDPEALAHALEKIHNYAQGIPFQAVEQHPETAQMMILNPLSAGGLAQLFSTHPPTEERVARLMSMAKNGIYPGAN
- the rsmB gene encoding 16S rRNA (cytosine(967)-C(5))-methyltransferase RsmB encodes the protein MTDQKTPRSLPLSEAITIAAQAISEVISGRSLTEVLDQLEAHERPIVQSLSFDALRKWVRSHELIKQFIPKTPPPEVDHLLSVAIALFLQDATESKGYPAHTIVDQAVRACGEYDQTMYAKGLVNAVLRKVSLLVQPPEGEKHFPPDPIPMYVPAWWRANLKRNYSKVWQAILFQQAKRAPLILRVNQKQYTREQYQALLSDAGVSSRPIDEVAGIQLSAALLLPEAVPVSDLPGFYSGAVSVQDAGAQLAAVLLNPQDGELFLDACAAPGGKTAHLLELADCSMRALELDGARIGKIGGNLDRLLLHSDNVKVLRGDASKASWWDGVLFDKILLDAPCSASGIVSRHPDIPFLRREADIKALQERQRAILIQAWKMLNAGGTLLYVTCSIFPEEGEEQAAWFAGQHADAVRLDAPGQILPGEFNDGFYYALFKKNGP
- the fmt gene encoding methionyl-tRNA formyltransferase; the encoded protein is MKIVFAGTPVFAAQAMRAISDAGHEIVLALTQPDRRAGRGMHLQVSPVKEFALQKNIPVLQPETLRRNSPDPQKQAQAQAAYEHLSSVEFDAMVVVAYGLILPQEILDISEKPGRHGSFNIHASLLPRWRGAAPIQRAIEAGDFKTGVCIMQMDAGLDTGNTVLVADLEIASDETSVSLHDRLAQLGAKLIVDVLNDLQGGKNLVHESQAKDGITYAEKILKSEAEIDWTLSAKEIDQRIRAFNPFPGASSVLNGLAIKFWNSRLATPQVQVSSGKPGDILGFSHEGVYIQCGNGVLEVLEMQKPGGKRIDAKTCMQSVGEQLLRFTAKE